Within the Cystobacter fuscus DSM 2262 genome, the region ACCCACGCTTCATCCGAGAACCCCTTCGCTCTCCGGCTGGGGCTCAGCGCCCGGCCGCTCATCGGTCTCAGCGGGGTGAGCGTCTTCAGGACGCACACGCTGTGGGACGGAGGTTGGGTGGTCGCGGATGTCGCCCCGTCCTACCGTCTGTCACGACTCTTCGCCGCCGAGCTCGGCCTGTCGGCGATGGTGCCCGTGAAGGACGCGTGGGGGTTTCCAGACTTCCGGCTCGCGGTGACGCCCGCCGCCCGGCTCGACGCCGGGCCCGTCTACGCGCGCATCGGGGTGCCCCTGATGGATCATCCAACCTCCCGACCCACCACTTCAGCACTCGGGTGGCGGGGACAGGAAGGGCGGGGAGCACCAGGGTCGGAGCAGGGCCTCTATGACTTCCGGCACATGCGCTCCGGATTCGAGTGGCTTACGGTTCGTGGCATTACCGGGGCTCACCTGTTGGAGACCGCATCCATGCGCATACTCGGCTCGATTGTCGTTGGGATGGTGACGTTGCTCGGCTCATCGGCTCATGCCGATCCGCCCGTTCTCGGAGGCCCCCAGGCTGTCTGGCAGGGTTGCACGTACTCAATCAAATCGCAGGCATACACCGAGCCAAGTACGGATCCTCGGGATCCCTACGGCACCGTGACTCGATACAAAGTCGTCGTTCAGCGTGAGAACAGTCCGTCCAACACGTGCCTGTTGGCACCCACCCTCGAGGAGCTGGCGACCTCCGAGTACGAGCCCCAGGTGGCGATCGCGGCCAACTCCGCGGGACTCGTGGCTGCTTATTCCTGGGCAACGTACGTCCGATTCGTGGGCACATGGGGTCGCATCAGCATTCATTCCCTGAACCCGAGCCCGGTGAATCCGCTGCGGTTGGACACCACGAGGAAGTCGACCGTGTTGGGGAGCTTCCACGCGGCTCCGGGTGAAGCCGGGTTCCCCGGCTTCGTCTCCCTGGGAGCACTCATCCTCTACCCTGACCATCTCCAGGTGCATGGCCCCCTGAGCGGCAATTGGCTCTACGCGGAGCCAGGCCCCAACACTCCACCCTCCGCGCTTCTGCAGGGCAACCACTTCATCGCCATCTACCCTGATTTCCTTGGCACGGCGCAGCAAGCACCCATCCTCGACGCCTATACCCAGTAAAGCCGGGTTGAAGAAACGGCCGCAAACGTGCGACATCGCGCGCATGGCCAGACGAAAACCAGGGAGTGGCTCCGGCTCCGCCCTCGCGGCGCGGCTGTCCCGGATGATCCCCATCCTCCAGAAAGCCACGGACCTCTTCGAGGAAGAGGTGCGGGAGCGGCTCGGGAGTGGAAACACCTCGCTCCTCACGAGCATCCAGCAGGCGCGGGACTTCTATGCGCGAGCCGCCCGCGCTTCGGTCCACCCCGTGAGCAAGATGGAGCCGGGCGCGTTGGCGGAGCTCCACGTGACTTCCTGGCTCGACGGCAAGGTCGTCGGGAGTCGGGTGGTCCACTGCTTCGAGGGACCGCTCACGGGCCACGACCAGTTCCAGCGGATCGTCCGGCAGCGGCTCGGCGAGGAGCTCCCGCTCACGCGGCTCATCCCCGCTTCCCACGGGAAGGTGGGGGACCGTTGGAGCGAGTCGGCCCATAGCCGCGACGAGAACCACGACCGTCACGACCATGAAATCAAGGCGATCTACTCCATGAAGGGCTGAGGTCCTGAAAGGCGCCGAGGGTCCAGGCAGCCGCCCCTGGCGGAGTTACCCCTGCGCGGTGGGACGGATGACGATCTCGTTCACATCGACATCGGCCGGCTGCTCGAGCGCGAACGCGATGGCGCGGGCGATCGCCTCCGGAGGCATCGCGAGCTTGTCTCGGAGGGCGGCGAGCTGGGCCTTCACCTCCAGATTCGTCACCCCGTCCGCGAAGTTCGTCCGAACGAAGCCCGGCGAAATGATCGTCACGCGCAGCTTGTCGCCGGCCTCCTGGCGCAACCCCTCGGAGATGGCGCGCACGGCGAACTTCGTGCCGGAATAGACCGACTGGGTCGGCACGATGCGATGTCCCGCCGTGGAAGCAACGTTGACGAAGTGCCCGAATCCCTGCCCGCGGAAGACAGGCAACGCCGCGGCGATGCCATACAGAACGCCCTTGATGTTGACGTCGACCATCGCCTCCCAATCCCCGACTCGCAGATCGTCCAGGGGAGAAACGGGCATGACACCGGCATTGCTGACGAGAACGTCGAGCTTGCCGTACCGCTCACAAGCCAACTGGACGAGGTTGGACAGGTCCTCGCGTCGTTTGACGTCCGTGCGTGCATGGGAGACCTGGCCACCTGCTCCCGCGATACGGTCAGCGAGCGCCCCGAGGCGATCCGCTCGGCGAGCACCGAGTACGACCTTCGCACCGCGCTCGGCGAGCAGGAGCGCGGTCGCCTCGCCGATTCCACTGCTCGCGCCCGTGATGGCAACGACCTTGCCTTCGATTCCCGACATGACGTTCTCCTGTTCAGTCCCTGGGGCAAGGAAATAGACAGCGGACGCACGGCGGGCTTGGGCATTGTTGGCGCGACAGGTCCCGCCAAGAACGCCCAAGCCCCGGTGGTGGCTCGCGTTAGAATCGAGGGGTGAGCCCTCCCCTTCGCGCCGTCTCCGATGGCCCGCTCTCCATCCGGGTCTTCCTGCCGCCCGAGTTGTCAGGCGTGCGGGTGTCACGCTTCAGGACCGACGAGCGGCTGTGGCGCTCGGTGAAGGAGCGCTTCTCCGTGACGATGACGTACTCCGGCCACTCGGAGTGGTGGGGCCTTGGCAAGGTCCGGTCCACCACTCCCGGCACGCTCGACCT harbors:
- a CDS encoding SDR family oxidoreductase; its protein translation is MSGIEGKVVAITGASSGIGEATALLLAERGAKVVLGARRADRLGALADRIAGAGGQVSHARTDVKRREDLSNLVQLACERYGKLDVLVSNAGVMPVSPLDDLRVGDWEAMVDVNIKGVLYGIAAALPVFRGQGFGHFVNVASTAGHRIVPTQSVYSGTKFAVRAISEGLRQEAGDKLRVTIISPGFVRTNFADGVTNLEVKAQLAALRDKLAMPPEAIARAIAFALEQPADVDVNEIVIRPTAQG